Proteins from a single region of Coleofasciculus sp. FACHB-1120:
- a CDS encoding cupin domain-containing protein: MTTTLMSHSSLAIQLPEKIEYPPQGVLSKVLLKDACCQYTLLCLAAGTDISEHSSPRNATVHVIEGRGLLTLQGQEIALEPGGFIFMPANASHALKAEENLAFLLTLSENSQAKHKLSGD; encoded by the coding sequence ATGACTACTACACTGATGTCTCATTCATCTTTAGCGATTCAACTGCCAGAAAAGATTGAGTATCCCCCTCAGGGAGTCCTCAGCAAAGTTTTGCTTAAAGATGCCTGCTGTCAATACACGCTGTTGTGTCTAGCCGCAGGTACAGATATTTCTGAACACTCCTCGCCTCGAAATGCGACTGTCCACGTCATTGAAGGGCGCGGGCTACTAACTTTGCAGGGGCAAGAAATTGCACTTGAACCGGGCGGTTTTATCTTCATGCCTGCCAATGCTTCCCACGCTCTAAAAGCCGAAGAGAATCTAGCTTTTCTGCTGACACTTTCGGAGAATTCTCAAGCTAAGCACAAACTAAGCGGCGACTAA